In Streptomyces durocortorensis, a genomic segment contains:
- a CDS encoding SAM-dependent methyltransferase, with translation MPDTARQDSGVTGGVGLTALMVAAARAVETHRPDALARDAYAEHFVRAARPSARWPVRPDQVPDGDADPLWGRLGRYFGLRTRVLDDFLLRQTYGGVRQVVLLGAGLDTRALRLDWPPGCTVFEIDQEEVLAFKRAVLDGLARERRTTRATRVTIAADLRLDWVGALTGAGFDPAAPAAWLAEGLLLYLPGAAERRLVATVDALGAAGSALAYEAKLGIESAAVRDSPVYAAAKERIGVDLLALFDGEPRPDSAADLAGRGWSTTVHTPFHFTRRHGRGPLPERRDALAANRWVFAHRPRG, from the coding sequence GTGCCCGACACCGCCCGGCAGGACAGCGGCGTCACCGGAGGCGTCGGGCTGACCGCGCTGATGGTGGCCGCCGCCCGGGCGGTGGAGACCCACCGCCCCGACGCCCTGGCCCGGGATGCCTACGCCGAGCACTTCGTACGGGCGGCCCGGCCGTCCGCGCGGTGGCCGGTGCGGCCGGACCAGGTGCCGGACGGGGACGCCGATCCGCTGTGGGGGCGGCTGGGACGCTACTTCGGGCTGCGGACCCGGGTCCTCGACGACTTCCTGCTCCGGCAGACGTACGGCGGCGTCCGGCAGGTCGTGCTGCTCGGGGCCGGTCTGGACACCCGGGCGCTGCGCCTGGACTGGCCGCCCGGCTGCACGGTCTTCGAGATCGACCAAGAGGAGGTCCTGGCGTTCAAGAGGGCGGTCCTCGACGGACTGGCAAGAGAGCGGCGCACCACCCGTGCCACCCGCGTCACGATCGCCGCCGATCTGCGCCTCGACTGGGTCGGGGCCCTCACCGGGGCGGGATTCGACCCGGCCGCGCCCGCGGCCTGGCTGGCGGAGGGGCTGCTGCTCTACCTTCCCGGGGCCGCCGAGCGGCGGCTCGTCGCCACGGTGGACGCGCTCGGCGCGGCGGGCAGCGCGCTCGCGTACGAGGCGAAGCTCGGCATCGAGTCCGCGGCCGTCCGCGACAGCCCGGTCTACGCGGCGGCGAAGGAGCGCATCGGCGTCGATCTGCTCGCCCTGTTCGACGGGGAGCCCCGGCCGGACTCGGCCGCGGACCTGGCCGGGCGGGGCTGGTCCACGACGGTCCACACCCCCTTCCACTTCACCCGCCGCCATGGGCGCGGCCCCCTGCCGGAGCGCCGTGACGCGCTGGCGGCCAACCGGTGGGTGTTCGCGCACAGGCCCCGGGGCTGA
- a CDS encoding acyl-CoA thioesterase, producing MTFSVDVTVRGYELDTQGHLNQAVYLQYAEHARWELLRAAGLPQEKLLADGIGPVQLEVTVKYRRELRGGERVRVTCRFDYGTGKTFTLEQQIIKEDGTVAAEITGVAGVLDLTERRLVPDPRGRLSALAGSPGLLTG from the coding sequence ATGACCTTCTCCGTTGATGTGACCGTGCGCGGCTACGAACTCGACACCCAGGGCCACCTGAACCAGGCCGTCTACCTCCAGTACGCCGAACACGCCCGCTGGGAGCTGCTGCGGGCCGCCGGACTGCCCCAGGAGAAGCTTCTGGCCGACGGGATCGGGCCGGTGCAGCTGGAGGTCACCGTCAAGTACCGCCGTGAGCTGCGGGGCGGCGAGCGGGTGCGGGTCACCTGCCGGTTCGACTACGGCACGGGCAAGACGTTCACCCTGGAGCAGCAGATCATCAAGGAGGACGGCACGGTGGCCGCCGAGATCACCGGAGTGGCCGGCGTTCTGGATCTGACCGAACGCCGGCTCGTCCCGGACCCGCGGGGCCGCCTCTCCGCCCTGGCGGGCAGCCCCGGCCTGCTCACCGGCTGA
- a CDS encoding FHA domain-containing protein: MGERPATPTAPELVLETDLGSTVMSPSRDYHVGRDPESDIVIDDIRVSWHHAILRPDADHWTLEDEDSTNGTYTDGHRVHASDVGAGSVIRFGSPSDGPRAVLVGREPPVPAVARDRPSAVSMPAATGTFRQPTTVRPLPAKTLRIGRDAGNDLVIDDLVVSRHHAELRALADGRHEIVDLGSHNGTFLNGQPVARGPVGPGDIVGIGHSAFCLVGDVLQEFVDTGEVSLDVQDLAVTVGRAGKGVKTLLDGVSFPVGEKCLLGVVGPSGAGKSTLLNALTGLRPANSGTVLYDGRDLYRDFAELRQRIGLVPQDDILHSQLTVRKALGYAAELRFPQDTAKAERQARVTEVIQELGLGQRADQPIHSLSGGQRKRVSVALELLTKPSLLFLDEPTSGLDPGMDRSVMHMLRGLADDGRTVIVVTHSVLSLEVCDRLLVLAPGGRIAYYGPPEDALAFFGFEEWPEAFEAFENDRDRDWATTYAGSPFHRQYIVGASAQPHLPPAAPGALVAPPPKTRNWGAQLHTLVRRYAAALSADRTFLIIMIALPFVMGAMARALAGSRLTQETAMNALLILCVGGVLTGAANAVRELVKERVIYQRERAVGLSRSAYLMSKIVVLGTVTVLQAVVLTLVGLVGVDLNAPGGEGVFLPPLVEITLAVALLSFTAMMLGLLVSALVRKEEVTMPLLVLLAIVQVVFCGALLKLHGVPGVEQLSWLVPSRWALGAMAGTIDLARIVPGELTSDPLFGHSAGVWLLNMGMLAVLSLVFGYVVAKLLRRHEPAVMRK; the protein is encoded by the coding sequence ATGGGAGAGCGGCCTGCGACCCCGACTGCGCCCGAACTCGTACTGGAGACGGATCTCGGCTCCACGGTGATGAGTCCGAGCCGGGACTACCATGTCGGGCGCGACCCCGAGAGCGACATCGTCATCGACGACATCCGGGTCTCCTGGCACCACGCGATCCTGCGCCCCGACGCCGACCACTGGACGCTGGAGGACGAGGACAGCACCAACGGCACGTACACCGACGGCCACCGCGTTCACGCGTCGGACGTCGGCGCGGGCAGCGTCATCCGCTTCGGCAGTCCGAGCGACGGGCCGCGTGCCGTGCTGGTCGGACGGGAGCCGCCCGTCCCGGCGGTCGCCCGGGACCGGCCGTCGGCCGTCTCGATGCCCGCGGCGACCGGCACGTTCCGCCAGCCGACCACCGTACGCCCGCTGCCCGCGAAGACCCTGCGGATCGGCCGCGACGCGGGCAACGACCTCGTCATCGACGACCTCGTGGTCTCCCGGCACCACGCCGAACTGCGGGCGCTCGCCGACGGCCGTCACGAGATCGTCGACCTCGGCAGCCACAACGGAACCTTCCTCAACGGCCAGCCGGTGGCGCGCGGACCCGTCGGCCCCGGGGACATCGTCGGCATCGGCCACTCCGCGTTCTGCCTGGTCGGGGACGTCCTCCAGGAGTTCGTGGACACCGGTGAGGTGTCGCTGGACGTACAGGATCTGGCGGTCACGGTCGGCCGGGCGGGCAAGGGCGTCAAGACCCTGCTGGACGGCGTCTCGTTCCCCGTCGGCGAGAAGTGCCTCCTGGGCGTGGTGGGGCCCAGCGGCGCCGGGAAGTCGACCCTGCTTAACGCGCTCACCGGGCTGCGCCCCGCCAACAGCGGCACCGTGCTCTACGACGGCCGCGACCTCTACCGCGACTTCGCCGAGCTGCGCCAGCGCATCGGGCTCGTCCCGCAGGACGACATCCTGCACTCCCAGCTGACCGTGCGTAAGGCCCTCGGTTACGCCGCCGAACTCCGCTTCCCGCAGGACACCGCGAAGGCGGAGCGGCAGGCACGGGTCACCGAAGTGATCCAGGAACTCGGCCTCGGACAGCGCGCCGACCAGCCGATCCACTCCCTGTCCGGCGGCCAGCGCAAGCGGGTGAGCGTGGCTCTGGAGCTGCTCACCAAGCCCTCGCTGCTCTTCCTCGACGAACCGACCTCCGGACTCGACCCCGGCATGGACCGTTCCGTCATGCACATGCTGCGCGGGCTGGCCGACGACGGCCGTACGGTCATCGTGGTCACGCACAGCGTGCTCAGCCTGGAGGTGTGCGACCGACTGCTCGTCCTCGCGCCGGGCGGCCGCATCGCCTACTACGGCCCCCCGGAGGACGCCCTCGCCTTCTTCGGCTTCGAGGAGTGGCCGGAGGCCTTCGAGGCGTTCGAGAACGACCGCGACCGGGACTGGGCGACCACCTACGCGGGCTCGCCCTTCCACCGGCAGTACATCGTGGGCGCCTCGGCCCAGCCCCATCTGCCCCCGGCCGCGCCCGGGGCGCTGGTGGCACCGCCCCCCAAGACCCGTAACTGGGGTGCGCAGTTGCACACCCTCGTCCGCCGTTACGCCGCCGCCCTCAGCGCGGACCGGACGTTCCTGATCATCATGATCGCGCTGCCCTTCGTCATGGGCGCGATGGCCCGAGCGCTGGCGGGCAGCCGGCTCACCCAGGAGACGGCGATGAACGCCCTGCTCATCCTGTGCGTGGGTGGCGTGCTGACCGGCGCGGCCAACGCCGTACGGGAGTTGGTCAAGGAACGGGTGATCTACCAGCGGGAACGTGCGGTCGGCCTGTCCAGATCCGCCTATCTGATGTCGAAGATCGTGGTGCTGGGGACCGTCACCGTCCTCCAGGCCGTCGTGCTGACCCTGGTCGGTCTGGTGGGCGTCGATCTCAACGCGCCGGGCGGCGAAGGGGTCTTCCTGCCACCCCTGGTGGAGATCACGCTGGCCGTCGCCCTGCTGTCGTTCACCGCGATGATGCTCGGTCTGCTGGTGTCCGCGCTGGTTCGCAAGGAGGAGGTGACGATGCCGTTGCTCGTCCTCCTCGCGATCGTCCAGGTCGTCTTCTGCGGCGCCCTCCTCAAGCTGCACGGGGTCCCCGGGGTGGAGCAGCTGTCCTGGCTGGTGCCCTCGCGGTGGGCGCTCGGCGCGATGGCCGGGACGATCGATCTGGCGCGGATCGTGCCGGGCGAGCTGACGTCCGACCCCCTCTTCGGGCACTCCGCAGGGGTCTGGCTGCTCAACATGGGCATGCTGGCCGTCCTCTCGCTCGTCTTCGGATACGTGGTCGCGAAACTGCTGAGGCGGCACGAGCCCGCGGTCATGCGGAAGTGA
- a CDS encoding SH3 domain-containing protein — translation MATPEFRPTHVVPRDGLPAWEAPDVSRPTDPLDALLPVQLLDRRGDWAYVGCSNGWSAWVDGRLLVSVPQTPPAPGQPLARTADPRPLLARTEESLSEYRRAAQDLAEGRSDGEAFRQRTRGRRVGVVVDGESVWLYDAEHERWVFCDGTQLSTYAAQSGPGASQEGAGREGAAPEGAGGAGARGAGARPEGAGHAAAGQARDGGGLGAHPAEDGPEPTRVVPAEGPEPARVVSTDGPEPTRVVPAEGPEPTRVVPPEGPEPTRVVPADAPDPTDVVPAEGPEPTRVVPPDAPEPTRAAPVAGADEPRGGGASGNAGR, via the coding sequence ATGGCGACGCCGGAGTTCCGCCCCACGCATGTCGTCCCGCGGGACGGGCTGCCGGCCTGGGAGGCGCCCGACGTCTCCCGGCCCACCGACCCTCTGGACGCCCTGCTTCCGGTGCAGCTGCTGGACCGTCGCGGGGACTGGGCGTACGTCGGCTGTTCCAACGGCTGGTCGGCGTGGGTCGACGGACGGCTCCTCGTCTCCGTACCGCAGACACCCCCGGCCCCCGGGCAGCCGCTCGCCCGCACCGCGGACCCGCGGCCGCTGCTGGCGAGGACGGAGGAGTCGCTGAGCGAGTACCGCCGCGCGGCCCAGGACCTGGCCGAGGGCCGCAGCGACGGTGAAGCCTTCCGGCAGCGGACGCGGGGGCGGCGGGTGGGGGTGGTCGTGGACGGGGAGTCGGTGTGGCTGTACGACGCGGAGCACGAGCGGTGGGTGTTCTGCGACGGGACGCAACTGAGTACGTATGCGGCGCAGTCGGGGCCGGGGGCGAGCCAGGAGGGCGCGGGCCGGGAGGGCGCGGCTCCGGAGGGCGCGGGCGGTGCGGGGGCGCGCGGGGCGGGGGCGAGACCGGAGGGCGCGGGCCATGCGGCGGCGGGCCAGGCCCGTGACGGCGGCGGCCTCGGGGCCCATCCCGCCGAGGACGGCCCCGAGCCTACGCGCGTGGTTCCCGCGGAAGGACCCGAACCGGCTCGCGTCGTTTCGACGGACGGACCCGAGCCCACCCGCGTGGTTCCAGCCGAGGGGCCCGAACCCACCCGCGTCGTACCCCCCGAAGGCCCCGAACCCACCCGCGTAGTCCCAGCCGACGCCCCCGACCCCACCGACGTCGTCCCGGCCGAGGGGCCCGAACCCACCCGCGTCGTACCCCCAGACGCCCCCGAACCCACCCGGGCGGCCCCCGTAGCCGGGGCCGACGAGCCGCGTGGTGGCGGGGCGTCGGGGAACGCAGGGCGGTGA
- a CDS encoding serine/threonine-protein kinase has translation MTPPPPPPPPPPSHDAALPTGRDDDLVGKRIAGYLVEAEVGRGGMAVVYRARDLRLDRTVALKLLAPELARNDTFRQRFTHESRVAAAIDHPHIVPVFEAGETEGLLYIAMRYVAGADLRVLIDRRGPLDLTAAVRIGAQVASALDAAHDHDLVHRDVKPGNILVAAGTDSDHPEHVYLTDFGLTKKSLSLTGFTTVGQFVGTLDYVAPEQISGRPVDGRCDVYSLACVVQETLTGAPPFQRDDDMALLWAHQYDPPPPPSGLRPGLPAAIDGVLAKALAKAPDDRYETCLRFVAALRAAAAGIGPGQHAPTRVDVRAGSWSAAAAPPPRPPRWAAPVFPGGS, from the coding sequence ATGACGCCTCCGCCTCCGCCCCCGCCGCCTCCCCCGTCGCACGACGCCGCGTTGCCCACCGGGCGGGACGACGATCTCGTCGGCAAGCGGATCGCTGGCTACCTCGTGGAGGCCGAGGTCGGCCGGGGCGGTATGGCGGTCGTGTACCGGGCCAGGGACCTGCGGCTGGACCGGACCGTCGCGCTGAAGCTGCTCGCGCCGGAACTGGCCCGCAACGACACCTTCCGGCAGCGGTTCACTCACGAGTCGCGGGTGGCGGCCGCGATCGACCACCCCCACATCGTGCCGGTGTTCGAGGCGGGTGAGACCGAGGGACTGCTCTACATCGCCATGCGCTATGTCGCGGGCGCCGATCTGCGTGTCCTCATCGACCGGCGCGGGCCGCTGGACCTGACGGCCGCCGTCCGGATCGGCGCGCAGGTCGCCTCCGCGCTCGACGCGGCCCATGACCACGACCTGGTGCACCGGGATGTGAAGCCGGGGAACATCCTGGTGGCGGCGGGTACCGACAGCGACCATCCGGAGCACGTGTACCTCACCGACTTCGGGCTGACGAAGAAGTCCCTGTCGCTGACCGGGTTCACCACGGTCGGCCAGTTCGTCGGCACCCTCGACTACGTGGCGCCGGAACAGATCTCCGGGCGGCCCGTCGACGGGCGGTGCGACGTGTACAGCCTCGCCTGCGTCGTCCAGGAGACCCTGACCGGAGCGCCCCCCTTCCAGCGGGACGACGACATGGCCCTGTTGTGGGCTCATCAGTACGATCCGCCGCCCCCGCCGAGCGGGCTGCGGCCCGGTCTTCCGGCTGCCATCGACGGCGTGCTGGCGAAGGCGCTCGCCAAGGCCCCGGATGACCGTTACGAGACCTGTCTGCGGTTCGTCGCCGCGCTGCGGGCCGCGGCGGCCGGGATCGGGCCCGGGCAGCACGCGCCGACCCGGGTGGACGTGCGGGCCGGTTCGTGGTCGGCGGCCGCCGCGCCGCCGCCCCGGCCGCCGCGCTGGGCCGCTCCGGTGTTCCCGGGCGGCAGCTGA
- a CDS encoding streptophobe family protein, translating to MNVRASNDRNTARTPHGWRDALVAVLPGVLAMLATAALGLWAAGAAGLPGGAFPAVVAAVVVMAAGGSVGLSGDTGPLVGTQADLSVLPLSVTLVGALLVARGFLRPLRHRAVAGTRELAGWAGRVAALWIVALIVLSLVARHTFTLSADELTGSGAGDLLGGSPKVGFRAEIPLTLVFGLLWLAGVLVLALLVSRRAPLPPRLVRFQEPVRPAAFAMVVLLLVCVALGVVAGLVVMITHGHPAETAAVILLGLPNLVWLAFTLGLGASWEGKVEGPFGLPMPQVLDTVLRTPDLSTLNLTTLAAQDGRVRWLVAAATLLLLGAAFLMAARSPARMRLWQHAVHMAAALSLTVLFICLTARVSAHYGLSLMGLGDLGGGLGGEVSLRPKLWTALGLAVLWGLVTGFLGGLAASRVHRRGEIPDESPPPA from the coding sequence GTGAACGTCCGCGCGAGCAACGACAGGAACACCGCACGCACCCCGCACGGCTGGCGCGACGCGCTCGTCGCGGTCCTCCCCGGCGTGCTCGCCATGCTGGCGACCGCGGCCCTCGGTCTGTGGGCCGCCGGTGCGGCCGGGCTGCCCGGCGGGGCCTTTCCAGCGGTCGTCGCCGCGGTCGTGGTGATGGCGGCCGGAGGCTCCGTAGGACTCTCCGGGGACACCGGACCTCTCGTGGGGACGCAGGCCGACCTCTCGGTGCTCCCGCTCTCCGTGACCCTGGTGGGCGCCCTTCTCGTCGCCCGCGGATTCCTCCGCCCGCTGCGCCACCGGGCCGTCGCGGGCACCCGCGAACTGGCGGGCTGGGCGGGCCGGGTCGCCGCGCTGTGGATCGTCGCCCTGATCGTGCTCTCGCTCGTGGCCCGGCACACCTTCACCCTTTCGGCCGACGAGCTCACCGGCAGCGGTGCCGGGGACCTCCTGGGCGGCTCGCCCAAGGTCGGCTTCCGGGCGGAGATCCCCCTGACCCTGGTCTTCGGGCTCCTCTGGCTCGCCGGGGTCCTGGTCCTGGCCCTGCTCGTCTCGCGCCGCGCCCCGCTGCCGCCCCGGCTGGTGCGCTTCCAGGAGCCCGTACGCCCGGCTGCCTTCGCCATGGTGGTGCTGCTCCTCGTGTGCGTCGCGCTCGGCGTCGTCGCCGGTCTCGTCGTGATGATCACGCACGGGCACCCCGCCGAGACCGCGGCGGTGATCCTCCTCGGGCTTCCCAACCTGGTCTGGCTCGCGTTCACCCTCGGGCTCGGCGCCTCCTGGGAGGGGAAGGTCGAGGGCCCCTTCGGACTGCCGATGCCCCAGGTCCTCGACACCGTCCTGCGCACCCCCGACCTCTCCACCCTCAACCTGACCACCCTCGCCGCGCAGGACGGGCGCGTTCGCTGGCTCGTGGCCGCCGCCACCCTGCTGCTGCTCGGCGCCGCGTTCCTCATGGCGGCCCGCTCGCCCGCCCGGATGCGCCTGTGGCAGCACGCGGTGCACATGGCGGCGGCGCTCTCCCTGACCGTGCTGTTCATCTGCCTCACCGCCCGGGTCTCCGCGCACTACGGGCTGTCCCTCATGGGGCTCGGCGACCTGGGCGGCGGACTCGGCGGTGAGGTGTCACTGCGCCCGAAACTGTGGACCGCCCTCGGCCTCGCCGTGCTCTGGGGGCTGGTCACCGGGTTCCTCGGGGGCCTCGCCGCCTCCCGCGTCCACCGGCGCGGCGAGATCCCGGACGAGAGCCCGCCGCCTGCCTGA